One region of Myxococcales bacterium genomic DNA includes:
- a CDS encoding glycosyltransferase, producing MTLDPERLYQENLAVLNEFRPRLAALLAAWQPRHELRSVPTPDGEAALQVVTPQGANWLSEAERPKEKAAAFLEPRMPGPPDYLPLLLYGARAGYELAEAYRRLRRETGGFWQALYLVEGSPDLFNALLRLHDLRELLAAENVYLFVGPEALREFERFLAADDRKPLPTAVVRLGDAAGAQQTLQSLQRVTAFRIEKTNRLRARVNHYYNGLTLDDWLAAFGKGSGLRALLISNRFSFFVQYANRDIAQACESLGHQALILEERDRVDRFSTTVLLEAIDRFKPHLIHHIDHVRWETPDNYPARVPFVASVLDYLPRLENEAAAERLTEWDYLTGYVSYWPRFGYAPERLIPQAPMTNERIFRPVELTAEQRRRYGCEVSYISNISWPPERYAEESIAEAGRGDPHYKRAAYDLLAALVERYERGEILYLEAEYRALIESLPSAAPLTPAARKRLAVDFLAGAGAAIFRHGPLLALSAAGFDLRLYGRDWDQHPRLAKHARGLAEHGEETNLIFNASAINLHLNQMGNVHNRLIDGYAAGGFFLVHHHPYPGQLRLDDVSFAGPSDIAALVRRWLADPAARAAHAAGQRRIVLENFTYAHQYRRLFEHLRRQFALRKDWLGQLAASETRLREAAVAAPLGRRLAERTLAGFAADALAFDPLAQFDRLAAAPAGDAIKPIASLRLFIAELTKRIIALDRERAAREAARAAAYHASADLLDIRHRLDTPAADPATDGRHRLISHAVYDTRAYAAPFGCAVAPDGRIAFTAFSGDTESVAPGGIFVLDPRTGAVEKWLETNGPLAGTFGGDGALYVHCKGENAVCRVTAAGREPVLATDPAGDTKTLLYAWRIEADRWLLLEHCNQRVAWYDGRGVRQGAVVDRGEFEQLRTPAVEGRYLYFVADGRLIRRDLRGTEPERSYPPPPLGQYNALAVNAGTVFATFVLPIADPRTGRTTVTTLGLASFTPAGNWRSLDFQLPVAPRTHFLGISEFGAERYLSIVSYQDKKVFVFAVD from the coding sequence GCGAGGCGGAACGGCCCAAGGAAAAAGCGGCGGCGTTTCTCGAGCCGCGAATGCCGGGGCCGCCGGATTATCTGCCGCTCCTACTGTACGGCGCACGAGCCGGCTACGAGCTGGCCGAAGCCTACCGCCGCCTGCGCCGCGAGACCGGCGGTTTCTGGCAGGCCTTGTACCTAGTAGAAGGCTCGCCCGATCTGTTCAACGCGCTGCTGCGGCTGCACGACCTGCGCGAATTGCTGGCCGCGGAAAACGTCTACCTGTTCGTCGGGCCGGAAGCGCTGCGCGAATTCGAACGCTTTCTGGCGGCGGACGACCGCAAGCCGCTACCGACGGCCGTCGTCCGGCTCGGCGACGCCGCCGGAGCGCAACAAACCCTGCAAAGCCTGCAGCGGGTCACCGCGTTCCGCATCGAAAAAACCAACCGTTTGCGCGCCCGCGTCAATCACTATTACAACGGTCTGACGCTCGACGACTGGCTGGCAGCCTTCGGAAAAGGCAGCGGCCTGCGCGCCCTGCTGATCAGCAATCGCTTTTCGTTTTTCGTGCAGTACGCCAACCGCGACATCGCCCAGGCCTGCGAAAGCCTCGGCCATCAGGCCCTGATTCTCGAGGAACGCGACCGCGTCGACCGGTTTTCGACGACCGTTCTCCTGGAAGCGATCGACCGTTTTAAGCCGCACCTGATCCATCACATCGACCACGTGCGCTGGGAAACGCCGGACAATTATCCGGCGCGGGTGCCGTTCGTCGCCTCGGTGCTCGATTACCTGCCGCGCCTCGAAAATGAGGCCGCCGCCGAACGCCTGACCGAATGGGATTACCTGACCGGCTACGTCAGCTACTGGCCGCGCTTCGGCTACGCCCCCGAACGGTTGATTCCCCAGGCGCCGATGACCAACGAGCGGATTTTCCGGCCCGTCGAATTGACCGCCGAACAGCGCCGGCGCTACGGCTGCGAGGTCAGTTACATTTCCAACATCAGTTGGCCGCCCGAGCGCTATGCCGAAGAGTCGATCGCCGAGGCGGGCCGCGGCGATCCGCACTACAAGCGGGCGGCCTACGACCTGCTCGCGGCGCTCGTCGAGCGCTACGAGCGCGGCGAAATTCTTTACCTGGAAGCGGAATACCGGGCGCTGATCGAATCCCTGCCCAGCGCCGCGCCGCTGACGCCGGCGGCCCGCAAACGGCTGGCGGTGGATTTTCTCGCCGGCGCCGGAGCCGCCATTTTCCGCCACGGGCCGCTGCTCGCCCTTTCCGCGGCCGGATTCGATCTGCGCCTGTACGGCCGCGATTGGGACCAGCACCCGCGCCTGGCCAAGCACGCCCGCGGCCTGGCCGAGCACGGCGAGGAAACCAACCTCATCTTCAACGCCAGCGCGATCAACCTGCACCTCAACCAGATGGGCAACGTCCACAACCGCCTGATCGACGGTTACGCCGCCGGCGGCTTCTTTCTGGTGCATCATCATCCGTATCCGGGCCAACTGCGCCTCGACGACGTTTCGTTCGCCGGGCCGAGCGACATCGCGGCCTTGGTCCGCCGGTGGCTGGCCGATCCCGCGGCGCGGGCCGCCCACGCCGCCGGGCAACGCCGGATCGTGCTGGAAAATTTCACCTACGCGCACCAATACCGGCGGCTGTTCGAGCACCTGCGGCGGCAATTCGCCCTGCGCAAAGATTGGCTCGGCCAATTGGCCGCGAGCGAAACACGTCTGCGCGAAGCGGCCGTCGCCGCGCCGCTCGGCCGTCGATTGGCCGAGCGGACGCTCGCCGGTTTCGCCGCCGACGCGCTGGCCTTCGACCCGCTGGCGCAATTCGACCGGTTGGCCGCGGCGCCGGCCGGCGACGCGATCAAACCGATCGCTTCCCTGCGATTGTTCATCGCCGAGTTGACGAAACGAATCATCGCCCTCGACCGGGAGCGGGCGGCCCGGGAGGCGGCCCGCGCCGCCGCCTATCACGCCTCCGCCGACCTGCTGGATATCCGGCATCGCCTGGATACGCCGGCCGCCGATCCGGCGACGGACGGGCGGCATCGCCTGATCTCGCACGCCGTTTACGACACCCGGGCGTACGCCGCGCCGTTCGGCTGCGCGGTCGCGCCGGACGGCCGGATTGCTTTCACCGCTTTTTCCGGGGATACCGAATCGGTCGCGCCGGGCGGGATTTTCGTGCTCGACCCGCGAACCGGCGCCGTCGAAAAATGGCTCGAAACGAACGGCCCGCTGGCCGGCACGTTCGGCGGCGACGGCGCGCTTTATGTTCATTGCAAGGGCGAGAACGCCGTTTGCCGCGTCACCGCGGCCGGCCGCGAACCGGTGCTGGCCACCGATCCGGCGGGCGATACGAAAACGCTGCTGTACGCTTGGCGGATCGAAGCCGATCGCTGGCTCTTGCTGGAACATTGCAACCAGCGCGTGGCCTGGTACGACGGGCGGGGCGTCCGCCAGGGCGCGGTCGTCGACCGGGGAGAATTCGAACAACTCCGCACGCCGGCCGTGGAAGGCCGCTACCTGTATTTCGTCGCCGATGGCCGGCTGATCCGCCGCGATTTGCGGGGCACGGAACCCGAGCGGAGCTATCCGCCCCCGCCGCTCGGCCAGTACAACGCGCTGGCCGTGAACGCCGGCACCGTGTTCGCAACCTTTGTGCTGCCGATCGCCGATCCGCGCACGGGGCGGACGACCGTCACGACCCTGGGGCTGGCGAGCTTCACGCCCGCTGGGAACTGGCGAAGCCTCGACTTCCAGCTTCCGGTCGCGCCGCGCACGCATTTTCTCGGAATCAGCGAATTCGGGGCGGAGCGCTACCTGAGCATCGTTTCCTACCAGGACAAGAAGGT